In one window of Nitrospirota bacterium DNA:
- a CDS encoding AI-2E family transporter: MNQRNFFTIGFFAVLLVLLWQIALMFRPFLLPTVWAIILAHLMFPLHGRLTTLCKGRVAVSASLLTVGIMLLVVVPLVAMGILLVHEVQAAQTTITAWIQSGGVQRLPEQLATLPLMGERAQEWVGWFVVAQGNLDELLLGSAKALKQFLVDEFTGVVTNVFLLGVNFLVMILVLFFLFKDGAKLFEAFYRMVPLDRSHKTRIFSRLDRTLRAVVKGILVAAVAQGFAAGLAYAVLGVPFPMFLTALTMVLAPLPVGGTALIWVPVVFYLWWVGPLWKALVMLAWGVGIVTTVDTVLKPWLIGQGAQIPVLFMFFSIVGGLTVYGIVGLFLGPIIVGLLHTAIHIYREEYGEGASPSAGT, translated from the coding sequence ATGAACCAGCGGAACTTCTTCACCATCGGATTCTTCGCTGTCCTGCTCGTCCTGCTCTGGCAGATTGCGCTGATGTTCCGGCCGTTCCTGCTGCCGACCGTCTGGGCGATCATCCTGGCGCATCTGATGTTTCCGCTGCACGGCCGGCTGACGACCCTCTGCAAGGGGCGCGTCGCTGTGTCGGCCTCCCTGCTGACCGTCGGCATCATGCTCCTGGTGGTGGTGCCGCTCGTCGCGATGGGGATTCTGCTGGTCCATGAAGTCCAGGCGGCGCAGACGACGATCACCGCCTGGATCCAATCGGGCGGCGTCCAGCGGTTGCCGGAACAGCTGGCCACGCTGCCGTTGATGGGGGAGCGGGCGCAGGAATGGGTCGGGTGGTTCGTCGTGGCGCAGGGCAACCTGGACGAGCTCCTCCTGGGCAGCGCCAAAGCTCTCAAGCAGTTTCTCGTGGATGAGTTCACCGGCGTCGTTACGAACGTCTTCCTGCTCGGCGTCAATTTCCTCGTCATGATCCTGGTGCTGTTCTTCCTGTTCAAGGACGGGGCGAAACTGTTCGAGGCCTTCTACCGGATGGTGCCGCTCGACCGGTCGCACAAGACGCGGATTTTTTCCCGGCTGGATAGGACCCTGAGAGCGGTCGTCAAGGGCATCCTGGTCGCGGCGGTCGCCCAGGGCTTCGCCGCGGGGCTGGCCTATGCGGTGCTCGGGGTCCCGTTCCCGATGTTCCTGACCGCGCTAACGATGGTGCTCGCGCCTCTGCCGGTCGGCGGCACGGCGCTGATCTGGGTGCCGGTCGTTTTCTATCTCTGGTGGGTGGGACCCCTGTGGAAGGCCCTGGTCATGCTGGCCTGGGGCGTGGGCATCGTGACCACGGTGGACACGGTGCTGAAACCCTGGCTGATCGGGCAGGGCGCCCAGATTCCGGTCCTCTTCATGTTCTTCAGCATCGTGGGCGGGCTGACCGTCTACGGCATCGTCGGGTTGTTCCTCGGGCCGATCATCGTGGGGCTCTTGCACACGGCCATCCACATCTACCGCGAAGAGTATGGCGAAGGGGCGTCCCCATCCGCAGGAACCTAG
- a CDS encoding glutathione S-transferase family protein translates to MTGKAQFPDEQTHEGAFKRQADALRGWVTEDGSSGFPAETGRYHLYVSWACPWAHRTIIVRKLKRLEGVIGMTVVDPIRDDRGWAFRKGPGHSTDPVNGFQFLSEAYRATDPQYTGRVTVPVLWDTDTKRIVSNSDDDLMRMFNKAFDRFTDSRLDLYPEALRNDIDELNAFLYEHVNDGVYRAGFATSQSVYEQAARRLFDALDRLEARLRDRRYLFGPQFVETDWRLFVTLVRFDAVYHGHFKCNVRRILDYPNLFGYLKDLYQADGIADTVNFDHIKRHYYVTHDDINPTRIVPIGPDQNLRAPHDRAHLAS, encoded by the coding sequence ATGACCGGCAAGGCACAATTCCCGGACGAACAAACCCACGAGGGGGCGTTCAAGCGCCAGGCGGACGCCCTCCGCGGCTGGGTCACGGAAGACGGTTCGTCCGGCTTCCCCGCCGAGACAGGCCGCTACCATCTCTACGTATCCTGGGCCTGTCCCTGGGCCCACCGCACGATCATCGTGCGGAAGCTCAAGCGGCTGGAAGGGGTGATCGGGATGACCGTGGTGGACCCGATCCGCGACGACCGGGGCTGGGCTTTCCGCAAAGGCCCGGGCCATTCGACCGACCCCGTCAACGGATTCCAATTCCTGAGCGAGGCCTACCGGGCGACCGATCCGCAGTACACAGGACGCGTCACCGTGCCCGTGCTCTGGGATACCGACACCAAACGCATCGTCAGCAACTCGGACGACGACCTCATGCGCATGTTCAACAAAGCCTTCGACCGGTTCACCGACAGCCGGCTGGACCTGTACCCGGAGGCCTTGCGGAACGACATCGACGAGCTGAACGCCTTCCTCTACGAGCACGTGAACGACGGGGTCTATCGCGCGGGATTTGCCACGTCGCAATCAGTCTACGAGCAGGCGGCGCGGCGCCTCTTCGACGCGCTGGACCGGTTGGAGGCGCGCCTCCGTGACCGGCGGTACCTGTTCGGCCCGCAATTCGTCGAGACGGACTGGCGCCTCTTCGTCACCCTCGTCCGATTCGACGCCGTCTACCACGGACACTTCAAGTGCAACGTCCGGCGGATCCTGGACTATCCCAACCTCTTCGGCTACCTCAAAGACCTGTATCAAGCCGACGGGATCGCGGACACGGTCAACTTCGATCACATCAAGCGCCATTACTACGTCACCCACGACGACATCAACCCCACCCGCATCGTCCCCATCGGACCGGACCAGAACCTTCGCGCCCCGCACGACCGCGCGCACTTGGCGTCGTAA
- a CDS encoding TIGR03862 family flavoprotein has product MKIAIIGGGPAGLMAAETAGAAGAHVDLYDAMASVGRKFLLAGKGGLNLTHSEPIEPFLARYGARRAQIAPLLASFGPEELRAWAEGLGVETFVGTSGRVFPTDLKAAPLLRAWLRRLRQAGVRFHVRHRWCGWDEDGALRFATPQGPHRVKADAVILALGGGSWPKLGSDGAWAPLLAGRGVSIAPLQPANCGFDVGQAGQVGTIGQVGTIGWTDHFRAKFAGHPVKSVAVVVTDTEGIERRQQGEFVITETGIEGGVVYALSASLRDAIQAKGWAAIRLDLTPDRDLPRLIADLSQPRGKRSMAKQLQSRAGMTGVKAGLLREVAPKQDFADPARLAASIKALPLRLVAPRPLEEAISTAGGVAFEALDERLMIRDLPGVFCAGEMLDWEAPTGGYLLTACFASGRVAGAGASAWLSSSRKT; this is encoded by the coding sequence TTGAAGATTGCCATTATCGGCGGAGGACCGGCAGGGCTCATGGCCGCGGAAACGGCCGGTGCCGCCGGGGCGCACGTTGATCTCTACGATGCCATGGCCTCGGTCGGTCGCAAGTTCCTGCTGGCCGGCAAGGGCGGGCTGAACCTTACCCATTCCGAACCGATTGAGCCGTTTCTGGCTCGCTATGGCGCGCGTCGCGCGCAGATCGCTCCGCTGCTGGCTTCGTTCGGTCCGGAGGAACTGCGCGCCTGGGCTGAGGGGCTTGGCGTCGAGACTTTCGTGGGCACCTCCGGACGTGTGTTCCCCACCGACCTCAAGGCCGCGCCTCTGTTGCGCGCCTGGCTGCGCCGGTTGCGCCAGGCCGGCGTGCGGTTCCACGTGCGTCACCGCTGGTGCGGCTGGGATGAAGACGGCGCCCTGCGCTTTGCCACGCCACAGGGCCCTCATAGGGTCAAGGCCGATGCGGTGATCCTGGCGCTGGGCGGCGGCAGTTGGCCCAAGCTCGGTTCCGACGGTGCCTGGGCGCCGTTGCTCGCCGGGCGCGGGGTCTCCATTGCGCCGCTGCAACCGGCAAACTGCGGCTTCGACGTGGGGCAAGCCGGCCAAGTTGGAACAATCGGCCAAGTCGGAACAATCGGATGGACCGACCACTTTCGCGCGAAGTTCGCCGGGCATCCGGTGAAGTCGGTGGCCGTCGTCGTGACGGACACGGAGGGAATCGAGCGACGGCAGCAGGGCGAGTTCGTGATCACGGAGACAGGCATCGAGGGCGGCGTCGTCTATGCCCTCTCCGCAAGCTTGCGCGACGCAATTCAGGCCAAGGGCTGGGCGGCGATCCGCCTCGATCTGACGCCCGACCGGGACTTGCCGCGCCTCATCGCAGACCTGTCGCAGCCGCGCGGCAAACGTTCGATGGCCAAACAGCTCCAGAGCCGGGCTGGAATGACCGGCGTGAAGGCTGGGCTTCTCCGTGAAGTGGCGCCGAAACAGGATTTTGCGGACCCGGCTCGTCTGGCTGCTTCCATCAAAGCGCTGCCGCTGCGGCTCGTCGCACCTCGTCCGCTGGAGGAAGCCATCAGCACGGCCGGCGGCGTGGCCTTCGAGGCGCTGGATGAACGGCTGATGATCCGTGATCTGCCAGGGGTCTTCTGCGCGGGGGAGATGCTGGATTGGGAGGCGCCGACCGGCGGCTATCTCCTCACCGCCTGTTTTGCCAGCGGGAGGGTGGCCGGCGCCGGGGCATCGGCCTGGCTCAGCTCTTCCCGCAAGACGTGA
- a CDS encoding cytochrome c, whose protein sequence is MCKRTTAGFWTGLLFAGALAGAANVPGEGREPLGLGRQATEAEMRAWDHDVSPAGEGLPAGKGTAQEGARVFSTKCASCHGVTGTEGPAPRLVGGQGMLATKNPVKTVGSYWPYATTLYDYIRRAMPFTAPQSLTSDEVYAVAAWILAQNGIIKADAVMDAQTLPNVRMPNRDGFVPDPRPDVPNR, encoded by the coding sequence ATGTGTAAACGAACGACGGCGGGCTTCTGGACCGGGCTGTTGTTCGCGGGCGCGCTCGCGGGGGCGGCGAACGTGCCCGGAGAAGGACGAGAGCCCCTCGGCTTGGGACGCCAGGCGACCGAGGCGGAGATGCGCGCCTGGGACCACGACGTCTCCCCGGCCGGAGAGGGCTTGCCGGCTGGGAAGGGTACGGCGCAGGAGGGCGCCCGCGTGTTTTCCACCAAGTGCGCCTCCTGCCATGGCGTGACCGGAACGGAAGGGCCCGCGCCCCGACTCGTGGGAGGGCAGGGGATGCTCGCAACGAAGAACCCGGTGAAAACCGTCGGGAGCTACTGGCCCTACGCCACCACGCTCTACGACTATATCCGCCGCGCCATGCCGTTCACCGCGCCGCAGTCGCTCACGTCGGACGAAGTCTATGCGGTCGCCGCCTGGATTCTGGCCCAGAACGGCATCATCAAGGCCGATGCCGTGATGGATGCGCAGACCCTGCCGAACGTCCGCATGCCCAACCGCGACGGCTTCGTGCCGGACCCCAGGCCGGACGTGCCGAACCGGTAA
- a CDS encoding DUF433 domain-containing protein produces MAAQKQPLITSTPDVLGGTPVFRGTRVPVQTLIEYLEGGQTIDDFLEGFPTVTREQVIAFLEEAKARMVAVAS; encoded by the coding sequence ATGGCTGCGCAGAAACAACCTCTCATCACCTCCACCCCTGACGTTCTGGGCGGCACGCCGGTCTTTCGTGGAACACGGGTGCCCGTGCAGACCCTCATCGAATATTTGGAGGGAGGCCAGACGATCGACGACTTCCTCGAAGGGTTTCCGACTGTCACCCGTGAGCAAGTGATTGCCTTCCTTGAAGAAGCCAAGGCCCGCATGGTGGCCGTCGCTTCGTGA
- a CDS encoding carbon-nitrogen hydrolase family protein: MALTRRQALHAGLGLAASAVLASRAPAEPAPGRTLRIAFLHLAPLPGDLAHNRRLLETAVARAAEQGATWIITPELCLTGYTFADRLGTDWILPQPDPWMADMCRLAARLRVTLFLSHPERDRESGNLHNSLFVIDADGTIVGRHRKIRTLRVGSEAWSTPGRQAAAVPVRPFNRIGMLICADAYGPEICKSLQAQGAELLVSAAAWAPGHHGPSGEWERCTSDTGLPLLVCNRTGPDRTLDFTKAETVVVKDGQRLLSLSSDRSAMFVIDWDLQAKTLARREYQTVYL, from the coding sequence ATGGCGCTTACGCGGCGACAGGCGCTCCACGCCGGCCTGGGCCTCGCCGCCTCCGCCGTGCTGGCGTCACGCGCACCGGCAGAGCCGGCTCCGGGGCGGACCTTGCGTATAGCCTTCCTGCACCTCGCCCCGCTGCCCGGCGACCTGGCGCACAATCGCCGGCTCCTCGAAACGGCGGTTGCCCGCGCGGCGGAACAAGGCGCGACCTGGATCATCACGCCCGAACTCTGTCTCACCGGCTACACCTTCGCCGACCGGCTCGGCACGGACTGGATTCTGCCGCAGCCGGACCCCTGGATGGCCGACATGTGCCGGCTGGCCGCCCGCCTGCGCGTGACGTTGTTTCTGTCCCACCCGGAACGGGACCGTGAATCCGGCAACCTGCACAACAGCCTGTTCGTCATCGACGCGGACGGGACGATCGTCGGCCGACATCGAAAAATTCGCACCCTGCGCGTGGGATCGGAAGCCTGGTCCACCCCGGGCAGGCAGGCCGCCGCCGTCCCGGTCCGGCCGTTCAACCGTATCGGCATGCTGATCTGTGCCGACGCGTATGGGCCGGAGATTTGCAAGAGCCTTCAGGCGCAAGGGGCCGAGCTCTTAGTGTCGGCCGCCGCCTGGGCGCCTGGCCACCATGGCCCGAGCGGCGAATGGGAACGCTGCACCAGCGACACCGGGCTCCCGCTCCTCGTCTGCAATCGGACCGGGCCGGACCGGACGCTCGACTTCACCAAGGCCGAAACGGTCGTGGTCAAGGACGGGCAACGGCTGCTGTCGTTGTCGTCGGACCGCTCGGCGATGTTCGTGATCGACTGGGACCTGCAGGCCAAGACGCTGGCCCGGCGGGAGTATCAGACGGTATACTTGTAG
- a CDS encoding amino acid permease: protein MRRPCRTSACPTATASCRTPGRTCRTGNGAPPPPMSSLRQTALGDPAATRRVSGFTAACVLVSNVVGSGIFTTTGFMARDLGDPALILLLWLFGALLTLAGSLSYSELGAALPRSGGEYVYLREAYGPFPAFLSGWASFTVGFSAAIAAGAMSFAAYAWQLFSQTGEAGGAGTVLALALLWLLTGVHLAGVGAGGVVQRLLTLAKVGAIALLVVGAFSVGQGSWDHVTEPGATPGPSPGTIVASLMFVLFAYSGWNAAGYIAGEIADPGRALPRAMLWGTLFIGCVYLLLNLAYLYALPVRLLAQAPLLPVAEKAAAALFGPPAARFVTVTLCVSIAAAVSAMVWAGPRVYYAMAKDGALPSWFAERWGKGQAPGQAIILQSLWATLLILSGTFEQLVIYSGFVLIGFSALAVSCVFVLRRRQPDLPRPYRVPCYPFLPGFFILAALIILGYGLLQRPMEAAWAAGTLLAGIPFYWLGRRR from the coding sequence ATGCGCAGACCCTGCCGAACGTCCGCATGCCCAACCGCGACGGCTTCGTGCCGGACCCCAGGCCGGACGTGCCGAACCGGTAACGGCGCTCCCCCACCACCTATGAGCTCACTCCGCCAAACGGCCCTGGGTGATCCCGCCGCCACCCGCCGCGTCAGCGGCTTCACCGCCGCCTGCGTGCTCGTCAGCAACGTCGTCGGCAGCGGCATCTTCACGACCACCGGCTTCATGGCCCGCGACCTGGGCGATCCGGCCTTGATCCTGCTGCTCTGGCTCTTCGGCGCCCTCCTGACCCTGGCCGGCTCCCTCTCCTACAGCGAGCTCGGCGCCGCCCTGCCCCGCTCCGGGGGCGAATACGTCTACCTCCGCGAAGCCTACGGGCCGTTTCCCGCCTTTCTCAGCGGCTGGGCCTCCTTCACGGTCGGGTTCAGCGCGGCGATTGCGGCGGGCGCCATGAGCTTTGCCGCCTATGCCTGGCAGCTCTTTTCGCAGACCGGGGAAGCCGGAGGCGCCGGCACCGTCCTGGCCCTCGCGCTGCTCTGGCTGCTGACGGGCGTGCATCTGGCCGGAGTCGGAGCGGGAGGAGTGGTGCAGCGGCTGCTCACCCTGGCGAAGGTCGGAGCGATCGCGCTGCTCGTAGTCGGGGCCTTCTCGGTCGGCCAGGGCAGTTGGGACCACGTGACCGAACCGGGCGCGACGCCGGGGCCGAGCCCCGGCACGATCGTCGCCTCGTTGATGTTCGTGCTCTTCGCCTATTCGGGCTGGAACGCGGCCGGATACATCGCCGGGGAAATTGCCGATCCGGGCCGGGCCCTCCCCCGGGCCATGCTTTGGGGGACCCTGTTCATCGGATGCGTCTACCTCCTCTTGAACCTCGCCTACCTCTATGCGCTGCCGGTGCGCCTCCTGGCCCAGGCCCCGCTCCTCCCCGTGGCGGAGAAGGCCGCGGCGGCGCTGTTCGGCCCGCCGGCCGCCCGATTCGTGACCGTCACGCTGTGCGTCTCCATCGCCGCCGCGGTCAGCGCGATGGTCTGGGCCGGACCCCGCGTCTACTATGCCATGGCGAAGGACGGCGCCCTGCCCTCGTGGTTTGCCGAACGATGGGGCAAGGGCCAGGCGCCGGGCCAGGCCATCATCCTACAGAGCCTCTGGGCCACGCTCCTGATCCTGTCGGGCACGTTCGAGCAGTTGGTGATCTACAGCGGATTCGTGCTGATCGGCTTCAGCGCCCTCGCCGTCAGCTGCGTCTTCGTCCTGCGCCGCCGACAGCCAGACCTGCCCCGCCCCTATCGCGTGCCCTGCTATCCGTTCCTTCCCGGCTTCTTCATCCTGGCCGCCCTGATCATCCTGGGCTACGGCCTCCTGCAACGGCCGATGGAAGCGGCCTGGGCCGCGGGCACCCTCCTCGCCGGAATCCCCTTCTACTGGCTGGGGCGACGCAGGTAA
- a CDS encoding ABC transporter ATP-binding protein, translating into MAPTILLSCESISKTYGVKPLFDDLSLALFEGDHVGLVGPNGSGKSTLLKILAGLEDPDRGTRSMRRQLRVGYVPQDPAFPEGVTVEEVLAQALDAEGLDPHEQAGRVAKALSIGSFPDADQPVATLSGGWKKRLAIVRALLSEPDVLLMDEPTNHLDVEGILWLEDLLKAQARAFLVVSHDRRFLESVVSRMLELNRCYPEGVFEAKGRYSDFLEQRDARLLAQADAQASLANRVRREVEWLRRGPKARTTKAKARVESAGQLIDELGRAQARAAQAQAGIDFVSSGRKSKQLVVAHRLGKSLGGRPIVRDLDLLLGPGQRLGLLGPNGSGKTTLLRLLAGTLEPDAGTIVRAEGLRVVSFEQHRDSLDQTATLRRALAPSGDAVVYRDRSVHLVSWAKRFLFRPEQLDLPVSRLSGGEQARLLIARLMLRPADLLILDEPTNDLDIPTLDVLEESLLEFPGALVLVTHDRWLLDRVSTRLLALDGTGRVEWFADYAQWEAAQTRKAGAAPASEPPRHARDTKEGQAGADAATAAPKRKGLSYREQQEWSKMEQAILRAEDALAACQSAVEDPAVASDAAALHSRCAALDEARATVERLYARWAELEDKRGQSVGSAQA; encoded by the coding sequence ATGGCGCCGACGATTCTGTTGAGTTGCGAGTCCATCAGCAAGACCTACGGGGTAAAGCCCCTGTTCGACGACCTGTCCCTGGCCTTGTTCGAAGGCGATCACGTGGGCCTGGTCGGGCCCAACGGCTCCGGCAAATCCACCCTGCTCAAGATTCTCGCGGGACTCGAAGACCCGGACCGCGGCACGCGGTCCATGCGCCGGCAACTGCGCGTGGGCTACGTGCCGCAGGACCCGGCGTTCCCCGAAGGCGTGACGGTCGAGGAGGTGCTCGCGCAGGCGCTGGACGCGGAGGGGCTCGATCCCCACGAGCAGGCCGGCCGGGTCGCCAAGGCCTTGAGCATCGGGTCGTTCCCCGACGCCGACCAGCCCGTCGCCACGCTCTCCGGAGGATGGAAGAAACGCCTCGCCATCGTGCGGGCGCTGCTGTCGGAACCGGACGTCCTGTTGATGGACGAACCGACGAATCATTTGGACGTCGAAGGCATCCTCTGGCTGGAAGATCTGCTGAAGGCCCAGGCGCGCGCCTTTCTCGTGGTGAGCCACGACCGCCGCTTTCTGGAATCCGTGGTCTCGCGTATGTTGGAACTGAACCGCTGCTACCCCGAGGGCGTCTTCGAAGCCAAGGGGCGGTACAGCGACTTCCTGGAACAGCGGGACGCCCGGCTCCTGGCCCAAGCCGACGCGCAGGCATCGCTGGCCAACCGCGTCCGGCGCGAAGTGGAGTGGCTGCGCCGCGGACCGAAAGCCCGCACGACCAAGGCGAAGGCCCGGGTGGAGTCGGCCGGACAGTTGATCGACGAGCTGGGCCGGGCCCAGGCCCGGGCGGCGCAGGCCCAGGCCGGGATCGACTTCGTCTCGTCCGGCCGCAAGTCCAAACAGTTGGTGGTCGCGCACCGGCTCGGCAAATCGCTGGGCGGCCGGCCGATCGTGCGGGATCTGGACCTGCTGTTGGGCCCAGGCCAGCGCCTCGGCCTGCTGGGCCCCAACGGCAGCGGCAAGACCACGCTCCTGCGGCTCCTGGCCGGCACGCTGGAGCCGGACGCAGGCACCATCGTCCGGGCGGAAGGGCTCCGGGTCGTCTCCTTCGAACAGCACCGCGACTCGCTGGACCAGACCGCCACGCTCCGGCGGGCGCTGGCCCCGTCGGGCGACGCCGTGGTCTATCGGGACCGGTCGGTGCATCTGGTCTCCTGGGCCAAGCGATTTCTGTTTCGACCGGAGCAATTGGACCTGCCGGTCTCCCGGCTGTCCGGCGGCGAACAGGCGCGGCTGCTGATCGCGCGGCTCATGCTCCGGCCGGCGGACCTGCTCATCCTCGACGAGCCCACGAACGACCTGGACATTCCCACGCTCGACGTGCTGGAAGAGAGTCTGCTGGAGTTTCCCGGCGCGCTCGTCCTCGTGACGCACGATCGCTGGCTCCTGGACCGCGTCTCCACCCGGCTCCTGGCGCTGGACGGAACCGGCCGCGTCGAATGGTTCGCCGACTATGCGCAATGGGAAGCGGCCCAGACGCGGAAGGCCGGCGCCGCCCCGGCATCGGAGCCGCCGCGCCATGCGCGCGACACGAAAGAGGGTCAAGCCGGAGCCGACGCGGCGACGGCCGCGCCGAAACGAAAAGGGCTCTCATATCGCGAGCAACAGGAATGGAGCAAGATGGAACAGGCCATTCTCCGGGCGGAGGACGCCCTCGCCGCCTGCCAGTCGGCGGTGGAGGATCCGGCGGTCGCCTCCGACGCGGCCGCGCTCCATTCCCGGTGCGCCGCGCTGGACGAAGCCCGCGCGACCGTGGAACGGCTCTATGCCCGCTGGGCGGAGCTGGAAGACAAGCGGGGCCAATCCGTCGGGAGCGCCCAGGCATGA
- a CDS encoding FKBP-type peptidyl-prolyl cis-trans isomerase — protein sequence MRTMTMWLLTLLCLGTSVASAGAADPATDEQKTLYALGLAISQNVSGFALTEAEFEFVRAGLTDGVLKRQPKVDLQTYGPKIQQIRQARMAAEQARMAKGAEGEKKAGAAFLAKAAAEPGATKGDTGYVLKTIKAGTGASPKASDAVKVHYHGTLIDGTVFDSSVQRQEPVTFPLANVIPCWTQAVPKMKVGGKSRLVCPSDLAYGDRGAPPQIKPGATLVFEIELLDIVKP from the coding sequence ATGCGCACGATGACGATGTGGCTCTTGACCCTGCTCTGCCTCGGGACGTCGGTGGCCTCGGCCGGCGCCGCCGACCCCGCCACCGACGAGCAGAAAACCCTCTACGCCTTGGGCCTGGCCATCAGCCAGAACGTGAGCGGGTTCGCGCTGACCGAAGCCGAGTTCGAGTTCGTCAGGGCCGGGCTGACGGACGGCGTGCTCAAGCGGCAACCCAAGGTGGATCTCCAGACCTACGGCCCCAAGATCCAACAAATCCGACAAGCGCGGATGGCGGCAGAGCAAGCGCGGATGGCGAAGGGGGCGGAAGGCGAGAAGAAGGCCGGCGCCGCGTTTCTCGCCAAAGCGGCGGCGGAGCCGGGCGCGACGAAGGGCGACACCGGTTACGTGCTCAAGACGATCAAGGCGGGCACCGGCGCCTCGCCCAAAGCGTCGGATGCGGTCAAGGTCCACTACCACGGCACGCTCATTGACGGCACCGTGTTCGACAGCTCCGTGCAGCGGCAGGAGCCGGTGACGTTCCCGCTGGCCAACGTGATCCCCTGCTGGACGCAGGCGGTGCCGAAGATGAAGGTGGGCGGCAAGAGCCGGCTCGTCTGTCCGTCCGACTTGGCCTACGGGGACCGCGGCGCGCCGCCGCAGATCAAGCCGGGCGCGACGCTCGTCTTCGAGATCGAGCTGCTCGATATCGTCAAGCCATGA
- a CDS encoding aldo/keto reductase, giving the protein MSVTAYNQVTMPSFMYGTAWKKEATAQLVQQAVAAGFRAIDTANQLIHYQEALVGEALLALAQQGIARETLFLQTKFTPVNGQDHRTPYDAKADLTTQVRQSFASSLAHLHTDYVDSYVLHGPYSRYGLGEADREVWEAMEGLYQSGKAKMIGISNVTADQLTQLCAQATVKPMVVQNRCYAAFGWDQEVREICLAQGIIYQGFSLLTANREVLVEPDVRAIARRLGTGVAQVIFRFAMQIGMLPLTGTTNLQHMAEDLRVEQLTLTPEDVRLIETIGM; this is encoded by the coding sequence ATGTCCGTGACTGCCTATAACCAGGTGACGATGCCGTCGTTCATGTATGGGACGGCGTGGAAAAAAGAGGCGACGGCGCAGCTTGTCCAGCAGGCCGTGGCGGCCGGCTTCCGGGCCATCGACACGGCCAATCAGCTGATCCATTACCAGGAAGCGCTGGTGGGGGAGGCTCTGCTGGCGCTCGCGCAGCAGGGGATCGCGCGGGAGACTCTGTTTCTCCAAACCAAGTTTACGCCGGTCAACGGCCAGGACCACCGCACCCCCTATGATGCCAAGGCCGACCTCACCACGCAGGTTCGCCAGTCCTTCGCCAGCTCGTTGGCCCATCTGCACACGGACTATGTGGACTCCTATGTCCTCCACGGGCCCTATTCCCGCTATGGCTTGGGGGAGGCGGATCGAGAGGTGTGGGAAGCCATGGAAGGGCTCTATCAATCGGGCAAAGCCAAAATGATCGGCATCAGCAACGTCACGGCCGACCAGCTGACGCAGCTCTGCGCGCAGGCGACGGTGAAGCCCATGGTGGTGCAAAACCGCTGCTATGCCGCGTTTGGGTGGGACCAGGAGGTGCGGGAGATTTGCCTGGCCCAGGGCATCATCTATCAAGGCTTTTCCCTGTTGACCGCCAATCGGGAAGTCCTGGTCGAGCCGGACGTGCGGGCCATTGCCCGGCGGTTGGGAACCGGAGTCGCGCAAGTTATCTTCCGGTTTGCCATGCAGATCGGGATGCTTCCCTTGACCGGCACCACGAACCTCCAGCACATGGCCGAAGACCTCCGGGTCGAACAGCTCACCCTCACGCCGGAAGACGTCCGGTTGATCGAAACGATCGGGATGTAG